The following coding sequences lie in one Methanothermobacter sp. MT-2 genomic window:
- a CDS encoding thymidylate kinase-related protein, translated as MRFIVIDGLDGAGKDTHAKLIKKRYENLGEKVIYRSHPEDDNPYGLKAKKALLKKGKINHLKASIYYALDVIRSLHLYYHSKEADTLIFVRYLMGVAYLPPKIAWILYHIFSLVFPTTKYMFFLDVSPKESLRRLQERDEHEMFENLEDLKRVREKALKLAKNWHIINTEDSITDVQKKIDKILNQLDKGEKI; from the coding sequence ATGAGATTCATAGTCATCGACGGATTAGACGGCGCCGGAAAAGACACGCACGCAAAACTCATAAAAAAAAGATATGAAAACCTGGGAGAAAAAGTCATATACCGGTCGCATCCAGAAGACGACAACCCCTATGGTCTAAAAGCTAAAAAGGCCCTGCTTAAAAAGGGTAAAATAAATCACCTAAAAGCAAGCATATACTACGCCCTAGATGTTATAAGATCACTCCACTTATACTATCACTCAAAAGAAGCTGACACCCTAATATTCGTAAGATACCTTATGGGAGTAGCATACCTACCCCCAAAAATAGCCTGGATACTATACCACATCTTCTCCCTGGTATTCCCCACTACAAAATATATGTTTTTTCTTGACGTTTCACCCAAAGAATCACTAAGACGCCTACAAGAAAGGGACGAACACGAAATGTTCGAAAACCTTGAAGACCTTAAACGCGTCCGCGAAAAAGCCCTAAAACTAGCCAAAAACTGGCACATCATAAACACCGAGGATAGTATAACAGACGTTCAAAAGAAAATCGACAAAATCCTAAACCAACTCGACAAAGGCGAAAAAATATGA
- a CDS encoding sensory transduction histidine kinase, producing the protein MKGNARSLIKDMKVHDHICLIYEDEREWESTIIPFLVEGLKGNDKCIYITDRHKSETIKKLLKKRGFDPEKLKGQFEILSEDEAYTRGGSFDPDAMIKLLEKETEKALDEGYSALRVTGEMTWILKGKPGSEKLIEYEAKLNRFFPKAECLAICQYERSAFEPEILKGVIMTHPILIWKGKIYRNFYYIPPRIFLEGDPGRAEVENWLRNIRRENEFIESVEMFTRLFKSFIANVPAIVSVKDSDLRYFLVNDKFCRFAGKKESEILGKTVNEIFNGETAAIFGDLDEIPLKGDDIAIERKIKGRYYHIRKFPVEIPIGKKGVASIIMDITESKKFEEKLSKLTKNFINIVDNSPESIFIVNKTGKVYYANHQALKYFGWEKSEIIGENIGMPIKPNITEEIQTIDANGNLKTAEIRTAKTYWEDEECTLISLRDITKIKEYEKSLKKALKEKDALLLELHHRVKNNLQLIISLINLQEKQFQKEDRKLLKETTNRIRAIARVHEKIYQSEDLTSINLKDYLKDIISELKATYKLPKIKFNCQIQDIKLNINQAIPCGLIINEALTNSMKYAFPDKKGTITIKAYKSGDSLNLIIADDGVGFPEGFKPEECEGMGMRIIYTLTRQLDGEIKIKGEKGVKIKLKFPYH; encoded by the coding sequence TTGAAAGGGAACGCTAGATCATTAATAAAGGACATGAAAGTCCATGACCACATCTGTTTAATTTATGAAGATGAAAGAGAATGGGAATCCACTATCATACCATTCCTAGTAGAAGGATTAAAAGGTAATGATAAATGTATTTATATAACTGACAGGCATAAGAGCGAGACCATAAAAAAACTTCTCAAAAAGAGAGGATTCGACCCTGAAAAGCTTAAAGGGCAATTTGAAATATTATCAGAGGATGAAGCATATACCCGTGGCGGATCCTTCGACCCTGATGCCATGATAAAACTCCTAGAAAAGGAAACAGAAAAAGCCCTAGATGAAGGTTATTCCGCCCTCCGGGTCACTGGAGAGATGACCTGGATTTTGAAGGGTAAGCCTGGGAGTGAAAAGCTGATAGAATATGAGGCTAAACTTAACAGGTTCTTTCCAAAGGCAGAGTGCTTGGCTATTTGTCAATATGAAAGGTCTGCTTTTGAACCAGAAATCCTTAAAGGGGTTATAATGACCCATCCTATCCTAATATGGAAGGGTAAAATTTACAGGAATTTCTATTATATACCTCCCAGGATTTTTCTTGAAGGCGATCCCGGCCGTGCAGAGGTTGAAAATTGGCTTAGGAATATAAGACGTGAAAATGAGTTTATAGAATCTGTTGAAATGTTCACAAGATTATTTAAGAGTTTTATTGCTAATGTTCCGGCTATTGTGTCTGTTAAAGATTCTGATTTAAGGTATTTCCTCGTGAACGATAAATTTTGCAGGTTCGCTGGGAAAAAAGAATCCGAAATACTCGGCAAAACCGTCAATGAAATATTTAACGGGGAAACAGCAGCCATATTTGGAGATTTGGATGAAATACCATTAAAAGGTGATGATATAGCCATTGAAAGGAAAATCAAGGGCAGATATTATCATATACGTAAGTTTCCCGTGGAGATACCCATCGGTAAAAAAGGTGTGGCATCCATAATAATGGATATAACTGAAAGTAAAAAATTTGAAGAAAAACTAAGTAAATTGACGAAAAATTTCATCAACATCGTTGATAACAGTCCAGAGAGCATATTCATCGTTAACAAAACAGGGAAAGTATACTATGCAAACCACCAAGCCCTAAAATACTTTGGATGGGAAAAAAGTGAAATCATAGGAGAAAATATAGGAATGCCAATAAAACCCAACATCACAGAAGAAATCCAAACCATAGATGCAAATGGCAACCTGAAAACCGCCGAAATAAGAACCGCCAAAACATACTGGGAAGACGAAGAATGCACCCTAATATCCCTACGCGACATAACAAAAATCAAAGAATATGAAAAATCCCTCAAAAAAGCCCTAAAAGAAAAAGACGCACTCCTCCTAGAACTACACCACCGCGTCAAAAACAACCTCCAACTCATAATAAGCCTCATAAACCTCCAAGAAAAACAATTCCAAAAAGAAGACAGAAAACTACTCAAAGAAACAACAAACAGGATAAGAGCAATTGCACGAGTCCATGAAAAAATCTACCAATCAGAAGACCTAACCTCCATAAACCTCAAAGATTACCTAAAAGACATCATCTCAGAACTAAAAGCAACATACAAACTCCCAAAAATAAAATTCAACTGCCAAATCCAAGACATAAAACTCAACATAAACCAGGCCATCCCCTGCGGACTTATAATAAACGAAGCCCTTACAAACTCCATGAAATACGCTTTCCCAGACAAGAAAGGGACAATCACAATAAAAGCATACAAAAGTGGAGATTCCTTAAATCTTATCATAGCCGATGATGGTGTCGGATTCCCAGAAGGATTCAAACCAGAAGAATGTGAAGGTATGGGTATGAGAATAATCTACACCCTAACAAGACAACTTGACGGTGAAATAAAAATAAAAGGAGAAAAAGGGGTTAAAATCAAACTCAAATTTCCATACCATTGA
- a CDS encoding pyruvate carboxylase, subunit B, translating into MKRIKIVETAFRDAHQSLLATRMRTRDMLPIAEEMDKVGFFSLEAWGGATFDTCIRYLNEDPWERLRKLDEKVKKTPIQMLLRGQNLVGYKHYPDDIVKKFVEKAYENGVDIFRIFDALNDIRNMEYAIKVAKDQGTHVQGTICYTISPYHTLEKYVEFAKELEALECDSVAIKDMAGLISPHDAYELVKALKEETDLLVNLHCHCTSGMTPMGYYAACEAGVDILDTAISPLSWGASQPPTESVVAALKGTPYDTGLKLKRLTKIKKYFEEIREKYKSILDPIAERIDTDVLIYQIPGGMLSNLVAQLKEQDALDRYDDVLKEMPKVRKDMGYPPLVTPTSQIVGIQAVMNVLAGERYKMVSNEVKDYFRGLYGRPPAPLNPKVAAKVIGDEEPIDCRPADILEPQFEKYKREGEKLGIIYKEEDILTFALYPTVAPKFLRGEIEEEPLEPPKEAAAPAEAIPTEYLVEVDGDEFEVKVIPTGYVSIEEKVKKPEEPVEGAVESTMQGMVVKLKVKEGDIVEEGDVVAVIEAMKMENDIQAPHSGVVEKIYIEEGEKVEAGDVLMIIK; encoded by the coding sequence ATGAAAAGGATAAAAATCGTTGAAACAGCATTCAGAGATGCGCATCAATCACTCCTTGCAACCCGTATGCGTACACGGGACATGTTACCCATAGCCGAGGAAATGGATAAAGTGGGCTTTTTTTCATTAGAAGCATGGGGTGGTGCAACCTTCGATACTTGTATAAGATACCTTAATGAAGACCCATGGGAACGCCTAAGAAAATTAGATGAAAAGGTCAAAAAAACCCCAATACAGATGCTTTTAAGGGGTCAGAACCTTGTAGGATATAAACACTATCCCGATGATATAGTTAAAAAGTTTGTTGAGAAGGCCTATGAGAACGGTGTTGACATCTTCAGGATATTCGACGCCCTGAATGATATCAGAAACATGGAATATGCTATTAAAGTAGCTAAGGATCAGGGAACCCATGTCCAGGGCACAATCTGTTATACAATAAGCCCATACCATACACTTGAAAAGTATGTGGAATTTGCCAAGGAACTAGAGGCTCTGGAATGCGATTCAGTAGCTATAAAAGACATGGCCGGTCTCATATCACCACATGACGCGTATGAACTCGTGAAGGCCCTTAAAGAGGAGACAGATTTGCTTGTGAATCTTCATTGTCATTGTACGAGTGGCATGACCCCCATGGGATACTATGCCGCTTGCGAAGCCGGTGTGGATATATTAGACACTGCCATATCTCCCCTTTCATGGGGTGCTTCACAACCCCCAACTGAGAGTGTGGTAGCCGCCCTCAAGGGCACACCATATGACACCGGCCTTAAGCTTAAAAGATTAACTAAGATAAAGAAATATTTTGAAGAAATCCGGGAAAAATACAAGTCGATTTTGGATCCCATAGCAGAACGTATAGATACAGATGTTCTCATCTACCAGATACCAGGTGGCATGCTATCAAACCTGGTAGCCCAACTTAAAGAACAAGACGCCCTAGACCGCTATGATGATGTTTTAAAGGAAATGCCAAAGGTCAGAAAAGACATGGGATACCCTCCCCTGGTAACCCCAACAAGTCAAATCGTCGGCATACAAGCCGTGATGAACGTGCTCGCAGGTGAAAGATACAAGATGGTGTCAAACGAGGTTAAAGATTATTTCAGGGGCCTCTATGGAAGACCACCAGCACCCTTAAACCCAAAGGTAGCTGCTAAGGTAATAGGGGATGAGGAGCCCATAGACTGCAGACCCGCGGACATACTAGAACCACAATTTGAAAAATATAAGAGAGAGGGTGAAAAACTTGGAATAATCTATAAAGAAGAGGATATTTTAACATTCGCACTTTATCCCACCGTAGCCCCAAAGTTCCTCAGGGGAGAAATCGAAGAGGAACCATTAGAACCGCCGAAAGAAGCTGCAGCGCCGGCAGAAGCTATTCCAACAGAGTACCTTGTGGAAGTTGATGGGGATGAATTCGAAGTTAAAGTGATACCCACAGGTTACGTATCTATTGAAGAAAAGGTTAAAAAGCCAGAAGAGCCAGTTGAAGGTGCTGTGGAATCCACAATGCAGGGAATGGTCGTGAAACTAAAGGTTAAAGAGGGTGACATTGTAGAAGAAGGGGATGTTGTGGCTGTGATAGAAGCCATGAAAATGGAAAATGATATACAAGCACCACATTCTGGGGTCGTGGAGAAAATATACATCGAGGAAGGGGAAAAAGTAGAAGCCGGAGACGTCCTCATGATAATAAAATAA
- a CDS encoding circadian clock protein KaiB: protein MDEVILRLYVTRKNPYAKAAIQTLNQLQDRVNIKLEIVDVSENPDLARENHLIAIPTLERIKPEPRRRPIGDLSDTKALLKFIGCQL, encoded by the coding sequence TTGGATGAGGTAATCCTAAGATTATATGTGACTCGAAAAAATCCTTATGCAAAGGCAGCTATCCAAACCCTCAATCAACTCCAGGATAGGGTGAATATTAAACTTGAGATTGTGGATGTTAGTGAAAATCCGGATTTGGCCCGTGAGAATCATCTTATCGCCATACCCACCCTTGAAAGGATAAAACCCGAGCCTAGAAGGAGGCCTATAGGTGATCTTTCCGATACTAAGGCGCTCTTAAAATTTATAGGGTGTCAACTTTGA
- a CDS encoding digeranylgeranylglyceryl phosphate synthase: MKAYIEILRPVNAIMAVVSVILMALITWKFNIDVLMAGIIVFMATGAGNTINDYFDYEIDAINRPERPIPSGRVSRRAAGVYSLVLFVFASVLGFCLGLLPGIIVVGSSLLMIYYAYTLKRKCIIGNLAISFLTGLSFIFGGVVVGEIVIGAYIGFYAFLMTMAREIIKDMEDIEGDQIQGAATLPIRYGQRISSIIAAIFMFIASLTSPILYIIDVFSILYIPVLSLAIIVFLRGAFKILADPRRETAGKVSKQIKIGMSITFIAFALGSKTLTKIVLGL; the protein is encoded by the coding sequence ATGAAAGCTTATATAGAAATATTAAGGCCGGTTAATGCAATTATGGCAGTGGTTTCAGTTATTTTAATGGCCCTTATAACATGGAAATTCAATATAGACGTTCTAATGGCGGGTATAATCGTTTTCATGGCCACAGGAGCTGGTAACACAATCAATGATTATTTTGATTATGAGATAGATGCTATAAACAGGCCTGAGAGGCCTATACCATCTGGACGTGTTAGTAGAAGGGCTGCTGGGGTCTATTCACTTGTACTTTTTGTTTTTGCATCGGTACTCGGTTTTTGTCTTGGTTTACTTCCTGGAATTATAGTGGTTGGAAGCTCCCTTCTCATGATATATTATGCTTACACTCTTAAAAGGAAATGTATCATTGGCAACCTTGCAATATCATTCCTCACAGGCCTAAGTTTCATATTCGGTGGCGTGGTAGTGGGTGAAATTGTTATAGGGGCTTATATAGGTTTTTATGCTTTTCTCATGACAATGGCGAGGGAAATAATCAAGGACATGGAGGACATAGAAGGGGACCAGATACAAGGAGCCGCCACACTCCCAATAAGATACGGGCAGAGAATCTCAAGTATAATAGCCGCAATTTTCATGTTTATCGCTAGTCTAACAAGTCCCATACTATATATCATAGATGTGTTCAGCATCCTTTACATCCCAGTTTTATCATTAGCAATAATAGTATTCCTTAGGGGCGCATTCAAGATTTTAGCAGATCCCAGAAGAGAAACCGCCGGGAAGGTTTCAAAACAGATAAAAATTGGGATGAGCATAACCTTCATAGCATTTGCACTGGGAAGCAAAACATTAACAAAAATAGTATTGGGATTATAG
- a CDS encoding 7-cyano-7-deazaguanine synthase, producing the protein MKAISILSGGLDSTIATIKLAEKYDIHSITFDYGQKSAKMEIEAAKTISRSYGFKDYIVKLPWLGKLGGSALTTEAKIPKPSMEELDTSVAMETARKVWVPARNLVFTSIGAAYADALDARAIIVGWDKEEAATFLDNSKKFLEAFNKTLEMGTLVDVKVKAPFIDYTKKEIIIEGYRLGVPFEATYSCYEGGKLHCGVCESCMRRKRAFKLAGIKDPTIYKI; encoded by the coding sequence TTGAAAGCCATCAGCATACTCTCAGGCGGCCTTGATTCCACCATAGCCACGATAAAACTCGCAGAAAAGTATGATATACACAGCATAACATTTGATTACGGGCAAAAAAGTGCAAAGATGGAAATAGAAGCCGCCAAGACTATAAGCAGATCATATGGATTCAAAGATTATATTGTTAAACTTCCATGGCTTGGAAAACTTGGAGGTTCAGCCCTCACAACAGAAGCCAAAATACCCAAACCCAGCATGGAAGAACTAGACACTAGTGTTGCTATGGAAACCGCGAGGAAGGTTTGGGTTCCAGCCCGCAATCTCGTGTTCACTTCTATTGGAGCAGCATATGCAGATGCACTAGATGCAAGGGCCATCATAGTAGGCTGGGATAAGGAGGAAGCCGCGACATTCCTTGATAATTCCAAGAAATTCCTTGAAGCATTCAATAAGACCCTAGAGATGGGTACGCTGGTTGATGTTAAGGTGAAAGCACCTTTTATAGATTATACAAAAAAAGAGATAATAATAGAAGGTTATAGACTTGGGGTTCCCTTTGAAGCCACATATTCTTGTTATGAGGGCGGGAAACTGCATTGTGGCGTCTGCGAATCTTGTATGAGGAGGAAAAGGGCCTTTAAACTTGCGGGTATAAAAGATCCCACAATCTATAAGATTTGA
- a CDS encoding metal dependent hydrolase has product MMITCLIEDTGPLKAEHGLSLHINKNLLFDMGQSNSFIENAQKLKIDISKIKYALISHGHYDHGGGLPYFLKENKIAKIYVGDSAFSRRYANDNGSWRYIGLDESLKDNPRIKKLKKDTKITRDCKILTNIQKFFPTPEGNNKLYKMSGDRLVLDDFRDEIILVIERADGLIVLTGCSHRGILNIIENVKRRYNKPIKALIGGFHIKAKEAKGLLEKFEEIEEIYTGHCTSKKAYKILERLDNIKPLHTGTRIKI; this is encoded by the coding sequence ATGATGATAACATGCCTAATAGAAGACACCGGCCCCCTAAAAGCCGAACATGGGTTATCCCTCCACATAAACAAAAATCTACTATTTGATATGGGTCAAAGCAATTCATTCATTGAAAATGCCCAGAAGCTCAAAATAGACATATCCAAGATAAAATATGCCCTCATATCACATGGACACTATGACCATGGCGGCGGCCTCCCATACTTCCTAAAGGAGAATAAGATAGCAAAGATTTACGTGGGGGATAGTGCTTTTTCCAGACGCTATGCGAACGACAATGGATCCTGGCGTTATATTGGCCTAGATGAGAGCTTGAAAGATAACCCTCGGATAAAAAAATTGAAAAAAGACACTAAAATAACCAGAGATTGTAAAATACTAACTAATATCCAAAAGTTTTTCCCCACCCCAGAAGGAAACAACAAACTCTATAAGATGTCAGGTGACAGGCTAGTCCTTGACGATTTCAGGGATGAGATAATCCTAGTAATAGAAAGAGCTGATGGTCTGATCGTTTTAACTGGATGCTCACATCGCGGCATCCTTAACATAATAGAGAACGTGAAGAGAAGATATAACAAACCCATAAAAGCCCTTATAGGAGGATTCCATATAAAAGCCAAAGAAGCCAAGGGTCTGCTTGAAAAATTCGAGGAAATAGAGGAAATCTACACCGGCCATTGCACATCAAAAAAAGCCTACAAAATACTTGAAAGACTAGACAATATAAAGCCTCTACATACAGGGACCAGGATAAAAATTTAA
- a CDS encoding metallo-beta-lactamase: MIFEIIKSEGISHNSYFLGSEGEAAIIDPRRDIDIYLKLARKHDISIRYIFETHRNEDYTIGSLELAKYVDAEILHGSKLNFKYGTKVIEGDTFKLGSLELEVLETPGHTYESISILVRDKTTDKPMIIFVGDVLFPGEVGRVDFFGKEKIPETASLLYESIHEKILPLGDHVILCPAHGAGSICGAQINDQDLTTIGYEKITNPLLKLDKESFIEHKKKEKLYTPPYFKRMEKNNLEGAPLENPHLEPLNVTEFNEMIKEGAQLVDVRNPTSFCGGHIPGSLNIWSGGFAAFAGYFLDYDNPIIIVDEDGLNDPVRRSLIRLGYDNKYGYLQGGFPTWYISGMECESLEAWTVDQLKSQVDDGDFILLDVRKHADREKFYIEGSRHCWLGDIPENLENIPDNVVVYCDSGYKSTIAASLLKMEGYDVKTVLGGITAWIKKGYPIIQG; encoded by the coding sequence ATGATATTTGAGATAATAAAATCCGAGGGAATATCACACAACTCCTATTTTTTAGGATCAGAAGGCGAAGCCGCTATCATAGACCCTAGAAGAGACATTGACATCTACCTAAAACTTGCAAGAAAACATGATATAAGCATCCGTTACATATTCGAAACCCACAGAAACGAAGATTATACCATAGGCTCCCTAGAACTTGCAAAATATGTTGACGCCGAAATACTACACGGAAGCAAACTAAACTTCAAATACGGGACCAAAGTAATCGAAGGAGACACATTCAAACTAGGCTCCCTAGAACTTGAAGTCTTAGAGACTCCAGGGCATACATATGAGAGCATATCCATCCTCGTGAGGGATAAAACCACAGACAAACCCATGATAATATTTGTTGGTGATGTGCTCTTCCCAGGAGAAGTTGGAAGAGTCGACTTTTTTGGGAAAGAGAAAATACCTGAAACCGCAAGTCTGCTCTATGAGAGCATACATGAAAAAATCTTACCCTTAGGTGATCATGTTATACTCTGCCCTGCCCATGGCGCAGGTTCCATTTGCGGCGCCCAGATAAACGACCAAGACCTCACAACCATAGGATATGAAAAAATAACAAATCCACTCTTAAAATTAGATAAAGAAAGCTTCATAGAACATAAAAAGAAAGAAAAACTTTACACTCCACCATACTTCAAGAGAATGGAAAAAAACAACCTCGAAGGAGCCCCACTAGAAAACCCGCACCTAGAACCCCTAAATGTCACAGAATTCAATGAGATGATAAAAGAAGGGGCCCAACTGGTGGATGTTAGGAATCCGACAAGTTTCTGCGGAGGTCACATCCCAGGTAGCTTGAATATTTGGAGTGGTGGTTTCGCCGCATTCGCAGGATACTTCCTAGACTATGATAATCCAATAATCATAGTAGATGAGGATGGATTAAATGATCCTGTGAGAAGATCCCTTATAAGACTGGGATACGATAACAAGTATGGTTATCTCCAGGGTGGTTTCCCAACATGGTATATTTCCGGGATGGAATGTGAAAGTCTAGAGGCATGGACTGTAGACCAGCTAAAATCCCAAGTCGATGATGGTGATTTCATCCTTCTCGATGTTAGAAAACATGCGGATCGTGAGAAATTTTATATAGAAGGTTCCAGGCATTGTTGGCTCGGTGACATCCCAGAAAACCTGGAAAACATACCTGATAATGTGGTTGTATATTGCGATTCAGGTTATAAGTCAACTATAGCAGCAAGCCTGCTTAAAATGGAGGGATATGATGTGAAAACTGTCCTTGGAGGGATAACCGCCTGGATAAAGAAAGGTTATCCCATCATACAAGGATAA
- a CDS encoding ferredoxin, translating to MAKIIIDYDKCDACGECADLCPMEILIIVNDRLEVQNPEDCNECEVCMDVCPNEAIKIKPE from the coding sequence ATGGCGAAGATAATTATAGACTATGATAAATGTGATGCATGTGGAGAATGTGCCGATTTATGCCCGATGGAAATACTTATAATAGTTAACGACAGATTAGAGGTTCAGAACCCAGAAGACTGTAACGAATGTGAGGTGTGCATGGATGTATGCCCAAACGAGGCCATTAAAATAAAACCAGAGTGA
- a CDS encoding myo-inositol-1-phosphate synthase — protein MGKIKIAIIGVGNCTSSLIQGIYYYSEKDEKDAIGLMHWDIGGYKPSDIEVVAAFDIDKRKVGKDLSEAIFAPPNCTKIFCENIPWMDVKVSMGPVLDGVAPHMKEYDEKYTFSVADKEPADVVEVLEDSGAEILLNYLPVGSEEATRYYAECALKAGVAFINNMPVFIASNPTWASRFEKAGLPIIGDDIKAQIGATITHRTLTQLFKNRGVKLDRTYQLNTGGNTDFLNMLNRSRLDSKKKSKTEAVQSILGDERLDPENIHIGPSDYVPWQKDNKVCYLRMEGRIFGDVPMNLELRLSVEDSPNSAGCVIDAIRCCKLALQRGIAGPLTSISAYMMKHPPIQYPDEEAAKLVDKFIRGEIER, from the coding sequence TTGGGTAAGATAAAAATCGCTATTATAGGCGTGGGGAATTGTACAAGCTCTTTAATCCAAGGAATATACTATTATAGTGAGAAGGATGAAAAAGATGCCATAGGATTAATGCACTGGGACATAGGCGGCTACAAACCCAGTGACATAGAAGTAGTAGCCGCATTTGACATCGACAAGAGAAAAGTGGGGAAAGATTTGAGCGAAGCAATATTCGCCCCTCCAAATTGCACAAAAATATTCTGTGAAAACATACCATGGATGGACGTCAAGGTCTCAATGGGGCCAGTGCTCGATGGTGTGGCACCCCACATGAAAGAATATGATGAAAAATACACCTTTTCAGTTGCAGACAAGGAACCAGCAGATGTTGTGGAAGTCCTAGAAGACAGCGGAGCCGAAATACTCTTAAATTATCTTCCAGTCGGCTCTGAGGAAGCCACACGCTACTATGCTGAATGCGCGCTCAAAGCAGGGGTTGCATTCATAAATAACATGCCAGTATTCATCGCAAGCAACCCAACCTGGGCTTCACGCTTCGAAAAAGCAGGCCTTCCCATAATCGGGGATGATATAAAAGCCCAGATAGGAGCCACCATAACACATAGGACCTTGACACAGTTGTTCAAAAACAGGGGTGTTAAGTTAGATAGAACATACCAGTTAAATACTGGTGGGAACACTGATTTCCTCAACATGCTAAATCGTAGCCGACTCGATTCAAAGAAAAAATCAAAGACAGAGGCCGTGCAATCCATCCTAGGCGATGAAAGACTAGACCCAGAAAACATACATATAGGACCAAGTGACTATGTACCATGGCAGAAAGACAACAAGGTATGTTATCTGCGCATGGAAGGCAGAATCTTTGGTGATGTTCCAATGAACCTTGAACTCCGACTCAGTGTTGAAGATTCACCCAACTCTGCCGGTTGCGTGATAGATGCTATAAGATGTTGTAAGTTAGCCCTCCAAAGAGGGATTGCAGGTCCCTTAACATCTATATCAGCTTATATGATGAAACACCCACCAATACAATATCCTGATGAGGAAGCAGCCAAGCTAGTTGATAAGTTCATCAGAGGAGAAATTGAAAGATGA